In the Campylobacteraceae bacterium genome, one interval contains:
- a CDS encoding shikimate kinase, whose protein sequence is MDKNNIILIGFMGVGKGTVARAIYALNGSFCIDTDDVIESLTKTKIKDIFESKGEAHFRALEKDCASWLIKSINNTVISTGGGFYKQEQLKEIGTVVYLESSFDEILYRINSSSNAQKKLEKRPLLQNLEEAKKLFNSRVDAYRKVADLIINVERKEPKDIASEIFSKLRK, encoded by the coding sequence ATGGATAAAAATAATATAATATTAATTGGTTTTATGGGTGTTGGTAAAGGTACTGTTGCACGTGCAATATATGCATTAAATGGAAGCTTTTGTATTGATACTGACGATGTTATCGAAAGCCTTACGAAAACAAAAATAAAAGACATTTTTGAAAGTAAGGGTGAAGCGCATTTCCGAGCACTTGAAAAAGACTGTGCTTCGTGGTTAATTAAGAGTATTAATAATACTGTTATTTCAACGGGTGGAGGTTTTTATAAACAAGAACAGCTTAAAGAAATAGGCACAGTTGTTTATTTGGAATCTTCTTTTGATGAAATATTATACAGAATTAACAGCTCCTCCAATGCACAAAAAAAACTAGAAAAAAGACCTTTATTACAGAACTTAGAAGAAGCAAAAAAACTTTTTAATTCTCGTGTTGATGCTTATAGAAAAGTAGCTGATCTTATTATAAATGTTGAAAGAAAAGAGCCCAAAGATATTGCTTCTGAAATCTTTTCTAAATTAAGGAAATAA